The Fusarium musae strain F31 chromosome 10, whole genome shotgun sequence genome window below encodes:
- a CDS encoding hypothetical protein (EggNog:ENOG41) — MASKGSHSPSPTQGQHQFEDNIVFDYHELDHAPATSQGTFLKGSKEGVEPLEEYQEGGYHPVHIGDVLGPSDRYRVIHKLGHGGFGTVWLCRDSVETRYVALKVMASDLKSDEILDFSLADLDQSMPGAQFIATPLDSFSVSGPNGTHQCLTLPPLGPCVSPRLWMRLEMDPAAILRKFAYQTTQALAFLHKNQICHGVRLSNLDHLSEDELLSLIGHPEEVQVQTESGEDLPVSSPRYLVQPADISRLGNEFLTEEICIIDFGESFKFSSPPEDLGIPENYLPPEILLERPDAVGPACDLWALGCTLFEIREQLPLFYMIYDRDELLAEMVRFFGKLPEDWWAKWDAREEYFDVDGKWLREEDWSLEVALSKPIEIFESGEKYKEGPKKSLQTPEAEQKLMADLLYRLFKYDPQERISAEEALRHTWSIL, encoded by the exons ATGGCGTCAAAGGGGTCACACAGTCCTTCACCTACGCAAGGTCAACATCAATTTGAAGATAACATCGTATTCGATTATCATGAACTTGACCATGCCCCGGCAACCTCACAAGGCACTTTCCTCAAGGGTTCAAAGGAGGGCGTGGAACCCTTAGAGGAATACCAGGAAGGCGGCTATCACCCAGTCCATATTGGAGATGTGCTTGGCCCATCGGATCGGTATCGAGTCATTCACAAACTCGGTCATGGTGGTTTCGGAACAGTTTGGCTCTGTCGAGACTCGGTAGAAACCCGTTACGTTGCCCTCAAGGTCATGGCCAGTGATCTGAAGTCCGACGAGATTCTTGACTTCAGCTTGGCGGACCTTGATCAATCAATGCCAGGTGCCCAGTTCATCGCGACTCCACTCGATTCATTCTCCGTTAGTGGTCCAAATGGGACCCATCAGTGCCTAACACTGCCACCACTTGGGCCTTGTGTTTCACCTCGTTTATGGATGCGATTGGAAATGGACCCTGCTGCTATCCTACGGAAATTCGCCTATCAGACTACGCAGGCGTTAGCCTTCTTGCACAAGAATCAGATCTGTCATGGAG TCAGGCTGAGCAACTTGGATCACCTCTCTGAGGATGAGCTCCTCTCTCTGATAGGGCATCCCGAGGAAGTCCAAGTGCAGACGGAGTCAGGAGAAGACCTTCCAGTATCTAGCCCAAGATATCTTGTACAACCAGCAGACATCTCTAGACTCGGGAACGAATTCCTGACAGAGGAGATTTGCATCATTGATTTTGGCGAGTCATTCAAATTTTCATCACCACCGGAGGATCTCGGTATCCCAGAGAACTACCTTCCACCGGAGATCCTTCTTGAGCGCCCTGATGCGGTTGGTCCCGCCTGCGATCTTTGGGCTCTCGGTTGCACCCTATTCGAAATCAGGGAGCAACTCCCGCTCTTCTACATGATCTACGACAGGGATGAACTACTAGCAGAGATGGTAAGGTTCTTCGGCAAACTCCCAGAAGATTGGTGGGCGAAGTGGGACGCGCGGGAGGAATACTTTGACGTGGATGGGAAATGGCTTCGTGAAGAAGACTGGTCCCTTGAAGTGGCGCTGAGCAAACCAATCGAGATCTTTGAATCGGGAGAGAAGTACAAAGAGGGACCTAAGAAGTCATTACAAACTCCTGAAGCTGAGCAGAAGTTGATGGCGGATCTGCTATATCGGCTGTTCAAGTATGATCCTCAAGAACGGATTAGTGCAGAGGAGGCTCTTAGACATACATGGTCTATACTATAG
- a CDS encoding hypothetical protein (EggNog:ENOG41), with amino-acid sequence MDNDLKYLLSLQAVRDQASKVFESAKQGNLKHFDYDEGRMGAVADYVSKVIDRDFGPDKYDTIPPHGRWQHFEVGDVARVDALVKRWSSEGGADKTEITRRLVDLFFVSVLLDAGAGDVWRFKEPETGQVVVRSEGIAVASLHMFTAGSFSSDSSLKEKVDAKGLVELQDSSFEQHFQVSSENPMVGVSSRVKLLQAVGSNLLKHPEVFGELGRPGNLVDYLTSKASGSKTLDYEQLWFCLQDLLIPSWPGNRTVFNGHPIGDAWPLELLSDIADSKGDKDPKSKIQPFHKLTQWLAYSLSVIFERQLGFTWKNMHLGTGLPEYRNGGLFVDLGVLKLKPDDLKAGKESSGQELPQFEASDDVIVEWRALTVALLDELHKMLKEKYEPRGVSLSLLQMLEAGSWKSGRLLAAELRPETKCSPILVISDGTLY; translated from the exons ATGGATAACGACCTCAAATATCTCCTCTCTCTCCAAGCCGTCCGAGACCAAGCGTCTAAAGTCTTTGAATCAGCAAAGCAAGGGAACCTGAAGCACTTCGATTATGACGAAGGCCGGATGGGAGCGGTCGCTGATTACGTATCTAAAGTCATCGAT CGCGATTTCGGCCCTGACAAGTACGACACCATCCCCCCTCACGGCCGCTGGCAACATTTTGAGGTTGGTGACGTCGCACGCGTTGATGCCCTCGTGAAGAGATGGTCCAGCGAAGGTGGCGCTGACAAAACCGAGATTACTCGACGCTTGGTCGATTTGTTCTTTGTGTCGGTGCTTCTGGATGCCGGAGCAGGCGATGTCTGGCGGTTCAAAGAGCCTGAGACTGGACAGGTCGTTGTTCGGAGTGAGGGTATCGCTGTGGCTTCGCTCCACATGTTTACCGCTGGGTCTTTCAGCTCTGACAGTtctctcaaggagaaggtcgATG CGAAGGGCTTGGTTGAGCTGCAAGACAGCAGCTTTGAACAGCACTTCCAGGTATCTTCCGAGAATCCCATGGTTGGAGTGTCATCGCGAGTGAAGCTACTTCAAGCCGTTGGCTCCAACCTGCTGAAGCACCCTGAAGTGTTCGGCGAGCTGGGCCGTCCTGGAAACCTTGTTG ACTACCTCACATCAAAGGCCTCTGGATCTAAAACACTTGACTACGAACAGCTTTGGTTCTGCTTACAGGACCTCCTCATTCCTTCGTGGCCTGGAAATCGCACCGTCTTCAATGGCCATCCCATCGGAGACGCTTGGCCTCTCGAACTACTCTCCGACATCGCGGATAGCAAGGGCGATAAAGACCCCAAGAGCAAGATCCAACCTTTTCACAAGCTCACCCAATGGCTGGCCTATTCTCTCTCTGTCATTTTTGAGAGACAGTTGGGTTTCACCTGGAAGAACATGCATCTTGGCACTGGACTGCCCGAATACCGCAACGGCGGTCTGTTTGTTGACCTTGGAgtattgaagctgaagccggACGACTTGAAGGCTGGAAAGGAAAGCTCGGGACAAGAGCTTCCGCAGTTTGAGGCCTCTGACGACGTGATCGTGGAGTGGCGTGCTTTGACTGTCGCACTGCTCGATGAGCTGCACAAGATGCTCAAGGAGAAGTACGAACCTCGCGGAGTCAGTCTGAGTCTTCTCCAGATGCTGGAGGCGGGGAGTTGGAAGTCTGGACGGCTTTTGGCTGCGGAGCTGCGGCCTGAGACTAAGTGCAGTCCGATTCTGGTCATTAGTGATGGCACGCTGTACTAG